A window of Acidimicrobiia bacterium contains these coding sequences:
- the nthA gene encoding nitrile hydratase subunit alpha has protein sequence MSLSHDAHDHHPEPLAPIEARVAAIEAVLEERGLVDAAALDAVIRYFEEDLSPLNGATVVARAWVDPEYKQRLLENGTAAVAELGFGGPEGDHMVVVENTPAVHNLVVCTLCSCYPWPTLGLPPTWYKAPAYRSRAVREPRALLAEMGTEVPDDVEIRVWDSSAEVRYLVLPERPAGSEALDEAALAALVTRDSMIGVQRL, from the coding sequence GTGAGCCTCAGCCACGACGCCCACGACCATCACCCGGAGCCGCTGGCGCCGATCGAGGCGCGCGTCGCGGCGATCGAGGCCGTGCTCGAGGAGCGCGGCCTCGTCGACGCCGCTGCGCTCGACGCCGTGATTCGCTACTTCGAGGAGGACCTCAGCCCGCTCAACGGAGCGACAGTCGTCGCGCGGGCCTGGGTCGATCCCGAGTACAAGCAGCGCCTGCTCGAGAACGGCACCGCCGCCGTCGCCGAGCTGGGCTTCGGCGGACCGGAAGGCGATCACATGGTCGTCGTCGAGAACACGCCCGCGGTTCACAACCTCGTCGTGTGCACGCTCTGCTCCTGCTACCCGTGGCCGACGCTCGGACTGCCGCCGACCTGGTACAAGGCCCCCGCCTATCGGTCGAGGGCGGTGCGCGAGCCGCGTGCCCTGCTGGCCGAGATGGGGACCGAGGTCCCGGACGACGTGGAGATCCGGGTCTGGGACTCGAGTGCGGAGGTGCGATACCTCGTCCTTCCTGAACGACCGGCTGGGAGCGAGGCGCTCGACGAGGCCGCGCTCGCCGCCCTCGTGACCAGGGATTCGATGATCGGCGTGCAGCGGCTGTGA
- the nthB gene encoding nitrile hydratase subunit beta has protein sequence MDGVHDVGGLDGFGPVEPERDEPVFHEDWERRVFRANAAVVMAGLANGGTFRHSIERMEPAHYLASPYYEHWLTGLATLLVEGGVVDAAELDRRAGGRFPRSRPNRGVAPEAGLDRAEPRYPVGAHVRVREWHPSGHTRAPRYAQGKLGVVVRHDGAFSVPDVEAHSDATRTEPTYSVRFTARELWGEGGGTGDVVHVDLWESYLDAGE, from the coding sequence GTGGACGGCGTCCATGACGTGGGCGGACTCGACGGCTTCGGGCCCGTCGAGCCGGAGCGCGACGAGCCGGTGTTCCACGAGGACTGGGAGCGACGCGTGTTCCGGGCCAACGCCGCGGTCGTGATGGCTGGACTCGCCAACGGCGGGACGTTCCGCCACAGCATCGAGCGCATGGAACCGGCGCACTATCTCGCTTCCCCCTACTACGAGCACTGGCTGACCGGCCTCGCCACCCTGCTCGTGGAGGGTGGCGTCGTCGACGCCGCGGAGCTCGACCGACGAGCCGGGGGCCGGTTCCCTCGCTCGCGGCCGAACCGGGGCGTCGCGCCCGAGGCGGGGCTCGATCGCGCCGAGCCGCGCTACCCGGTGGGAGCACACGTCCGGGTGCGCGAGTGGCACCCGTCCGGGCACACGCGCGCGCCCAGGTACGCCCAGGGAAAGCTCGGCGTGGTGGTGCGACACGACGGCGCCTTCTCGGTGCCCGACGTCGAAGCCCACAGCGACGCGACGCGGACGGAGCCGACCTACTCGGTCCGGTTCACGGCGCGAGAGCTCTGGGGTGAGGGCGGAGGCACGGGCGACGTTGTCCACGTCGACTTGTGGGAGAGCTACCTGGACGCCGGCGAGTGA
- a CDS encoding Hsp20/alpha crystallin family protein, giving the protein MAESEKRDMAPAPRDWLSRWFDEWQSPRWFPELWRNRLMEGADPIRVEEFQDGNTLVVRAEMAGLDPDKDVEISVADQTLRIHAERHQESRVEDKGRYRSEFRYGSFARSVPLPPGATDQDIKATYRDGILEIRIPIDRGKAESRKVPVQRT; this is encoded by the coding sequence ATGGCCGAGAGCGAGAAGCGTGACATGGCTCCGGCGCCGCGAGACTGGCTGAGCCGCTGGTTCGACGAATGGCAATCCCCGCGCTGGTTCCCCGAGCTCTGGCGCAATCGGCTCATGGAAGGCGCCGACCCGATACGAGTCGAGGAGTTCCAGGACGGCAACACGCTCGTCGTTCGAGCCGAGATGGCCGGCCTGGATCCGGACAAGGATGTGGAGATCAGCGTCGCCGATCAGACGCTGCGCATCCACGCGGAGCGACACCAGGAGTCGAGGGTCGAGGACAAGGGCCGCTACCGCAGCGAGTTCCGCTATGGGAGCTTCGCCCGCTCCGTCCCGCTCCCGCCTGGAGCCACTGACCAAGACATCAAGGCGACCTACCGTGACGGGATCCTCGAGATCCGCATCCCGATCGATCGAGGGAAGGCCGAGTCTCGCAAGGTCCCCGTCCAGCGCACATGA
- a CDS encoding SDR family NAD(P)-dependent oxidoreductase — translation MPHVGDLAGGVAVVTGAGSGLGAAMARKFAGAAMAVAALDIDEARAEATATALAHELGVATTSVRTDVGDARSVAVAAEHVASTLGGCNLVCANVGVQQFGAIDRLTEDDWTWVLNVNVMGTVRTVRAFLPLLRQRAGWRHIVLTSSAGALVPSVRLGAYQATKFAVMGFGETLRLELADEGIGVTLLFPAAMTTRHLESSARARPADLGESVTLPDDIEAMMASLPMSDRDLVTADHAVRHLLDELLANQPYVLTHGSYRPEYQKRRDAIDAAFDRLDRLDRA, via the coding sequence GTGCCGCACGTCGGAGACCTGGCTGGCGGTGTGGCGGTGGTGACCGGCGCGGGCTCGGGCCTCGGAGCCGCCATGGCCAGGAAGTTCGCGGGGGCCGCGATGGCCGTCGCCGCCCTCGACATCGACGAGGCCCGGGCCGAGGCCACCGCCACTGCGCTGGCCCACGAGCTGGGAGTGGCGACCACGTCGGTGCGCACCGACGTCGGCGACGCCAGGTCCGTGGCCGTCGCCGCCGAGCACGTCGCGTCGACCCTCGGCGGGTGCAACCTGGTCTGCGCCAACGTGGGCGTCCAGCAGTTCGGTGCCATCGATCGCCTGACCGAGGACGACTGGACCTGGGTCCTCAACGTCAACGTCATGGGGACGGTCCGCACGGTCCGAGCGTTTCTCCCCCTCCTCCGCCAGCGTGCCGGCTGGCGCCACATCGTCCTGACCTCGTCCGCCGGTGCCCTCGTGCCGAGCGTGCGGCTGGGCGCCTACCAGGCCACGAAGTTCGCGGTCATGGGCTTCGGCGAGACCCTCCGCCTGGAGCTGGCCGACGAAGGGATCGGCGTGACCCTGCTCTTCCCCGCCGCGATGACGACCCGACATCTCGAGAGCAGCGCGCGCGCCCGCCCCGCCGACCTCGGCGAGTCGGTGACGCTGCCCGACGACATCGAGGCGATGATGGCGAGCCTCCCGATGAGCGACCGCGATCTCGTCACCGCGGACCACGCCGTCCGCCACCTGCTCGACGAGCTCCTGGCCAACCAGCCCTACGTGCTGACCCACGGCTCGTACCGGCCCGAGTACCAGAAGCGGCGCGACGCCATCGACGCCGCCTTCGACCGGCTCGACCGACTCGACCGCGCCTGA
- a CDS encoding nitrile hydratase accessory protein encodes MSDLFKDRVASMRGSAALPRSNGELLFDALWQGRAVALSVTLVERLGVDWEAFRQHLIAAIADDPDRPYYESWALALERFVLERGLADEATLVAATPTERPPW; translated from the coding sequence GTGAGCGACCTGTTCAAGGATCGGGTCGCCTCGATGCGAGGGAGTGCGGCCCTGCCCCGATCGAATGGTGAGCTGCTCTTCGACGCGCTGTGGCAGGGCCGGGCCGTCGCGCTCTCCGTCACGCTGGTGGAGCGGCTCGGCGTCGACTGGGAGGCCTTCCGCCAGCACCTGATCGCAGCGATCGCCGACGATCCGGACCGTCCGTACTACGAGAGCTGGGCGCTGGCGCTGGAGCGGTTCGTCCTCGAACGCGGCCTCGCCGACGAGGCCACGCTCGTGGCGGCGACGCCGACCGAGCGCCCGCCCTGGTAG
- a CDS encoding nickel-binding protein — MFMDRHAPIDISPEELAAAHQLDLEAQDKYGVHYHTYWFDPDRRSVFCLAEGPSKDAVEAVHRESHGVMADFIVEVDPNVPLNAMFGSLPAHPPGEAYTAQAMRTIVFTDVCGSVAQTHDLGDEGHVALLHEHDEIVRAELARHNGREVKHTGDGLMASFASVSAAVACAIAVQAALRERNEHAPTPLHVSIGISAGEPVTDDNDDLFGAAVQLAARLCDAAPAGDIVVSIAVRELCMGKQFRFEDRGTIPIKGLPELTQAYAVTWRD; from the coding sequence ATGTTCATGGACCGCCACGCTCCCATCGACATCTCCCCCGAGGAGCTGGCGGCGGCGCACCAGCTCGACCTCGAGGCCCAGGACAAGTACGGCGTCCACTACCACACCTACTGGTTCGACCCCGATCGCCGGTCGGTGTTCTGCCTCGCCGAGGGACCCAGCAAGGACGCCGTCGAGGCCGTCCACCGGGAGTCGCACGGCGTCATGGCCGACTTCATCGTGGAGGTCGACCCCAACGTTCCGCTGAACGCGATGTTCGGATCGCTACCCGCCCACCCTCCCGGCGAGGCCTACACCGCACAAGCGATGCGGACGATCGTCTTCACCGACGTCTGTGGATCGGTGGCGCAGACGCACGACCTCGGCGACGAGGGCCACGTCGCCCTGTTGCACGAGCACGACGAGATCGTCCGTGCCGAGCTGGCGCGGCACAACGGCCGAGAGGTCAAGCACACCGGCGACGGACTCATGGCCTCGTTCGCTTCGGTGAGTGCCGCCGTCGCATGTGCCATCGCGGTCCAGGCCGCGCTGCGAGAGCGAAACGAGCACGCGCCGACGCCACTGCACGTGAGCATCGGCATCAGTGCCGGGGAGCCGGTCACCGACGACAACGACGACCTGTTCGGTGCCGCGGTTCAGCTGGCGGCGCGGCTGTGCGACGCCGCGCCGGCCGGGGACATCGTCGTGTCGATCGCCGTCCGCGAGCTCTGCATGGGCAAGCAGTTCCGATTCGAGGATCGGGGCACGATCCCGATCAAGGGCTTGCCAGAGTTGACCCAGGCCTACGCGGTGACGTGGCGCGACTGA